One genomic region from Streptomyces sp. NBC_01431 encodes:
- a CDS encoding helix-turn-helix domain-containing protein, whose translation MPRWKALPEELDPQVREFASQLRRLVDRSGLSVAAVADRTGYSKTSWERYLGGRLLAPKAAVLALAEVTGTNAVHLTTMWELAERAWSRSEQRHDRTMEDIRVARARAALGEFGPPRAPGDTRAQSPSAGLTAKRSPRQQAPPPRGGPPVGAGDRRRRIVMFLAGVVGALLVITAAVLLTDLGGSDDKPQAKPSPSPSSSAPLLPAGVKCAGASCTGQDPEAMGCTDKLVTTVAGAKVGVSVVEVRYSKTCGAAWARLKQVTPGDRLQISAGSATGESVVADAYRDTYTKMLAVDGPAAAKACATLKSGKHGCAAKTAETGQ comes from the coding sequence ATGCCTCGCTGGAAGGCGCTGCCGGAGGAACTCGATCCGCAGGTACGGGAGTTCGCGAGCCAGCTGCGCAGGCTGGTGGACCGCAGCGGGCTCAGCGTCGCGGCGGTCGCCGACCGCACCGGGTACAGCAAGACGTCGTGGGAGCGCTACCTGGGCGGCCGACTGCTCGCCCCCAAGGCGGCCGTGCTCGCCCTTGCCGAGGTGACCGGCACCAACGCGGTCCATCTGACCACCATGTGGGAGCTGGCCGAGCGGGCCTGGAGCCGCTCCGAGCAGCGGCACGACCGCACCATGGAGGACATCCGGGTCGCACGGGCGAGGGCCGCGCTCGGGGAGTTCGGGCCGCCGCGCGCGCCCGGTGACACGCGCGCCCAGTCGCCCAGCGCGGGCCTCACCGCCAAGCGGTCCCCGAGACAGCAGGCGCCGCCGCCGCGCGGCGGGCCGCCCGTGGGAGCGGGTGACAGACGGCGCCGGATCGTCATGTTCCTGGCCGGGGTGGTGGGTGCGCTGCTCGTCATCACGGCGGCGGTCCTGCTCACCGACCTCGGCGGGAGCGACGACAAGCCCCAGGCGAAGCCGAGCCCGAGCCCGTCCTCCTCGGCGCCCCTGCTGCCGGCCGGGGTGAAGTGCGCGGGTGCGTCGTGCACCGGCCAGGACCCCGAAGCGATGGGCTGCACCGACAAGTTGGTCACGACGGTGGCCGGCGCCAAGGTCGGCGTCTCGGTCGTCGAGGTGCGCTACAGCAAGACGTGCGGCGCGGCCTGGGCCCGGCTCAAGCAGGTGACCCCCGGTGACCGGCTCCAGATCAGCGCGGGGAGCGCGACGGGGGAGTCGGTCGTCGCGGACGCCTACCGCGACACGTACACGAAGATGCTCGCCGTCGACGGTCCCGCGGCGGCGAAGGCGTGCGCCACGCTGAAGAGCGGGAAGCACGGCTGCGCCGCGAAAACGGCCGAGACCGGTCAATGA
- a CDS encoding carboxymuconolactone decarboxylase family protein — protein sequence MSGATREFRVPEQVFLSLAGLSAAAKRGLGDPALAELVMVRASQLNHCAFCLDMHLALARKGGESEDRLDLLAAWQEAGDVFTERERAALALTEAVTVLTGGTSRTRSGGGFVPDAVYEAAARHFDGTQLAHLIAAITVINSWNRLMVARRTAPGETEWHS from the coding sequence GTGAGCGGAGCCACACGGGAGTTCCGGGTTCCCGAGCAGGTCTTCCTGAGCCTGGCGGGTCTGTCCGCCGCCGCGAAGCGGGGGCTCGGCGACCCGGCCCTCGCCGAGTTGGTGATGGTTCGCGCCTCCCAGCTCAACCACTGCGCCTTCTGCCTGGACATGCACCTGGCCCTCGCCCGCAAGGGCGGCGAGAGCGAGGACCGGCTCGACCTCCTCGCGGCCTGGCAGGAGGCGGGCGACGTCTTCACCGAGCGGGAGCGGGCCGCACTCGCCCTCACCGAGGCGGTCACCGTCCTGACTGGGGGCACCTCCCGGACGAGGTCTGGGGGAGGGTTCGTTCCCGACGCGGTGTACGAGGCGGCCGCCCGGCACTTCGACGGCACCCAACTCGCCCATCTGATCGCGGCGATCACCGTCATCAACAGCTGGAACCGGCTGATGGTGGCCCGCCGCACGGCACCCGGAGAGACTGAATGGCACAGCTGA
- a CDS encoding malate dehydrogenase has product MTRTPVNVTVTGAAGQIGYALLFRIASGHLLGPDVPVNLRLLEITPALKAAEGTAMELDDCAFPLLRGIEITDDANVAFDGANVALLVGARPRTKGMERGDLLSANGGIFKPQGKAINDNAADDIKVLVVGNPANTNALIAQAAAPDVPAERFTAMTRLDHNRALTQLAKKTGTTVSDIKRLTIWGNHSATQYPDIFHAEIAGKNAAEVVNDEQWLAEQFIPTVAKRGAAIIEARGASSAASAANAAIDHVHTWVNGTAEGDWTSMGIPSDGSYGVPEGLISSFPVTVKDGQYSIVQGLDINEFSRKRIDASVKELTEERDAVRGLGLI; this is encoded by the coding sequence ATGACCCGCACTCCCGTGAATGTCACCGTCACCGGCGCGGCCGGCCAGATCGGCTACGCGCTGCTCTTCCGCATCGCCTCCGGTCACCTGCTCGGCCCGGACGTGCCGGTCAACCTGCGCCTCCTGGAGATCACCCCGGCCCTGAAGGCCGCCGAGGGCACCGCCATGGAGCTCGACGACTGCGCCTTCCCGCTGCTGCGCGGCATCGAGATCACCGATGACGCCAACGTCGCCTTCGACGGCGCCAACGTGGCCCTGCTCGTCGGCGCCCGCCCGCGCACCAAGGGCATGGAGCGCGGCGACCTGCTCTCCGCCAACGGCGGCATCTTCAAGCCGCAGGGCAAGGCCATCAACGACAACGCCGCGGACGACATCAAGGTCCTCGTCGTCGGCAACCCGGCCAACACCAACGCGCTCATCGCGCAGGCCGCCGCCCCGGACGTACCGGCCGAGCGCTTCACCGCGATGACCCGTCTGGACCACAACCGCGCGCTGACGCAGCTGGCGAAGAAGACCGGCACCACGGTCTCCGACATCAAGCGCCTCACCATCTGGGGCAACCACTCGGCGACCCAGTACCCGGACATCTTCCACGCTGAGATCGCGGGCAAGAACGCCGCCGAGGTCGTGAACGACGAGCAGTGGCTGGCCGAGCAGTTCATCCCGACCGTCGCCAAGCGCGGCGCGGCGATCATCGAGGCCCGTGGCGCGTCCTCGGCCGCCTCGGCCGCCAACGCCGCCATCGACCACGTGCACACCTGGGTCAACGGCACCGCCGAGGGCGACTGGACCTCGATGGGCATCCCCTCCGACGGCTCCTACGGCGTCCCCGAGGGCCTCATCTCCTCCTTCCCGGTCACCGTCAAGGACGGCCAGTACTCGATCGTCCAGGGCCTGGACATCAACGAGTTCTCCCGCAAGCGCATCGACGCCTCCGTCAAGGAGCTCACCGAGGAGCGCGACGCGGTGCGCGGTCTCGGCCTCATCTGA
- a CDS encoding isocitrate lyase/PEP mutase family protein: MAQLNPADTFRALHQGRTAGDPLVLPGPWDAASAKVFEEAGFPALATPSAGVSASLGYEDGSTPADEMFAAVTRIVRAVSVPVSADIEDGYGLAPKELVARLLETGAVGCNLEDSAEGALKDPARHADWLAEVRAEAGDRLFINARVDTYIRQLPELDATIARARAYVAAGADGVYPFAAPPEHLPRIAAAVPVPVNMAVLPDAPSPRRMGELGAGRITFGPGLQIRATNALRDIARQVREL, translated from the coding sequence ATGGCACAGCTGAACCCCGCGGACACCTTCCGCGCCCTGCACCAGGGGCGCACGGCGGGCGATCCGCTCGTGCTGCCCGGCCCGTGGGACGCGGCCAGCGCCAAGGTCTTCGAGGAGGCCGGTTTCCCGGCCCTGGCCACGCCGAGCGCGGGGGTCTCGGCGTCCCTGGGGTACGAGGACGGCTCGACGCCCGCGGACGAGATGTTCGCGGCGGTCACCCGCATCGTCCGCGCGGTCTCGGTCCCCGTCTCGGCGGACATCGAGGACGGGTACGGCCTCGCGCCGAAGGAGCTGGTGGCCCGGCTCCTGGAGACCGGCGCGGTCGGCTGCAACCTGGAGGACTCCGCCGAGGGCGCCCTCAAGGACCCGGCCCGGCACGCCGACTGGCTGGCCGAGGTGCGGGCGGAGGCGGGCGACCGGCTGTTCATCAACGCCCGGGTCGACACCTACATCCGCCAACTGCCCGAGCTGGACGCGACGATCGCGCGGGCCCGCGCGTACGTGGCGGCGGGCGCGGACGGCGTCTACCCGTTCGCCGCGCCGCCCGAACACCTTCCGCGGATCGCCGCGGCGGTGCCGGTGCCGGTCAACATGGCCGTCCTGCCGGATGCCCCGTCGCCGCGCCGCATGGGCGAACTGGGCGCGGGCCGCATCACGTTCGGCCCCGGCCTCCAGATCCGCGCGACGAACGCGCTGCGCGACATCGCCCGCCAGGTGCGCGAGTTGTAG
- a CDS encoding helix-turn-helix transcriptional regulator has protein sequence MSEQVHNRLAMVRAERKVSRQSLAEAVGAHYQTIGYIERGQYNPSLDLALKIAKHFGLPVEALFSLEPFAPLTDEAYGRKQ, from the coding sequence ATGAGCGAGCAAGTGCACAACAGATTGGCGATGGTGCGCGCCGAACGGAAGGTGTCGCGCCAGAGCCTGGCCGAAGCGGTGGGGGCGCACTACCAGACCATCGGTTACATCGAACGGGGCCAGTACAACCCGAGCCTCGATCTCGCGTTGAAGATCGCGAAGCACTTCGGGCTGCCGGTGGAGGCGCTGTTCTCCCTCGAACCGTTCGCCCCGCTCACCGACGAGGCCTACGGGAGGAAGCAGTAA
- a CDS encoding DUF3017 domain-containing protein, translated as MAAGTSHDPSKDAEPSAPSKDKSGASSRTGGSRRFPSVTRDTARPEGGGRAAPGDASAPARQWPLLSVLLAVGFGLLMVATEPFGQAFRVGLVIIGAALMAGAAMRWTLPSVGMLAVRSRFTDISTYGALGLAIVLLALMAQPRPWLNVPFLEDAVHFTVR; from the coding sequence ATGGCTGCTGGTACGAGTCACGACCCGTCCAAGGACGCCGAGCCTTCGGCGCCCTCGAAGGACAAGTCCGGAGCGTCGTCGCGCACCGGCGGCTCGCGGCGGTTCCCCTCGGTCACCCGGGACACCGCACGCCCCGAGGGCGGCGGCCGGGCCGCACCCGGGGACGCCTCGGCGCCCGCCCGTCAGTGGCCGCTGCTCTCGGTCCTGCTCGCGGTCGGCTTCGGGCTGCTCATGGTGGCCACCGAGCCGTTCGGGCAGGCCTTCAGGGTCGGGCTCGTCATCATCGGCGCCGCGCTCATGGCGGGCGCGGCGATGCGCTGGACACTGCCGTCGGTGGGCATGCTCGCGGTCAGGTCCCGCTTCACCGACATCTCCACGTACGGAGCGCTCGGGCTCGCCATCGTGCTGCTCGCACTGATGGCGCAGCCCCGGCCGTGGCTGAACGTGCCGTTCCTGGAGGACGCGGTGCACTTCACGGTGCGCTAG